Part of the Candidatus Rhabdochlamydia sp. T3358 genome, TGTAAATCAAAACCCCTCTGATGATTCTTTTGTGATTCGCCGTTGGTATTCAGACAGCCTGAATTCTAGCATAATGCGCCGCACCAAACAAAGCTGTTGTATCCTCTAATATAAGATGGATAGGAATGTCTTGCATAAGGGAAGAAAACCTTCCCTTAGCTGTAAAAGCTGACATAAAACCGCCATGTTTAAAAAAAGGCAATAACCTCGGCGCTAATCCACCACCTAAATAAACACCTCCTCTAGCTAGATATTTAAGCGCTAGGTTTCCAGCTTCTGCACCATATATGGAAATAAATATTTCCACAGCGTGTATACAAGCTGTGGATAAACCTTCTAACCCCAGTTTTGGGTTTTCTAGCTGGTAACTAGCTCTAAACTTTCCTTATCAGACATCCTAATACAAGGCTTTTTAGGTTGCCTCATATAAGCCGCAATTCCACAAAGAGTATTAACCAAAAAGTTACTCACTGATCTATGCCTTGTGTGCT contains:
- a CDS encoding glucokinase, which codes for MEIFISIYGAEAGNLALKYLARGGVYLGGGLAPRLLPFFKHGGFMSAFTAKGRFSSLMQDIPIHLILEDTTALFGAAHYARIQAV